From Oenanthe melanoleuca isolate GR-GAL-2019-014 chromosome 4, OMel1.0, whole genome shotgun sequence:
AATTTTAACTTTATATAGTCATATTAGTTCAATctaataaaatacaatatttatttgtatagtaatatttataattagattttaattttataattaaatattttataagaaTACAAGAACAGCTGCAATGAATCAAAGCAAAGGTCCATTTAGCCCAGTAGGTTCTATGATGGGAAGAGGAATTTAGCATTGTGGATGCTACTTGTTTTTGAATTGGAAGCAGCTAAAAGGGTGGAGGCAACTGCCCCTTATTCTTAGTCAAAGAGCATTTAACATATCTCCAGAACAAACAGAGAAAGTATTCTTTAAGCAAGGAACCATCTgtatgggaaaaaaacatccatGTGATTTGTTCTCAGTACACCCCTACCATCATCAGTGAATCTGTTATGAGCTGACTCCTTCCAACCGTTTGTGGCTCCTTGTTTGTGGATTCATGCCTTGCCTAAATTGAAATCAGCAGGAGCACCTACTCCTAGACATAATCTGGCTGTGTCAGTTGCCAACAGCAATTACAGGAACTCATGGGGAACATTGGCTGCAGGTTATTGAAACAGATGTCAGTTGTAACAACACAGGCATGAGACTGAATTTCAGAGTGCAAGCAACCCAAGGTGCTGTATGTAAGTTCCAACAGGTCCAGCCACAAATCGGACCACCACCTAGAAACTGCAATTTGCAACCATCATTCATATTAAGAGCAAGTCCTACTTTCATTTTGCCTCATGTAATCACAAACATATCACAGCATTAAgatgcttttttatttcctattaaGGCTTTTTAACCTTACCAAGAAAAGTAGAAAGGTGGAGATGTGACAACAAGCAATTAGAAACACAGACTCATTGCTATTGCTGGAGGACAGTCATTCTAGGAATAAGGCTAATAAAATTTAGAGATTAATtgtactggaaaatatttttttaatttattgaattttaaagcagatgccaagaaatgtttctgaaagTTTTTGCTATTATCACTCATAAATGTGCACCCTTTATAATTCCTATTTCTGCTCTGCATTgttgaaaagaggaaaaatcttaaaaatgctgaatatgCTTATCCAAATAATCAGTACAGGCCTGTCTGCCACATGTTAAAACCTGTCCTGAGCCTGCCCCACCTTGTTTTCTCTTCAATCTTATGACCACCAGCAGAGTCCTCTATCCTTCCATGGCAAAAGCCCTGAAGGTGAGAGCAGGATCAACACAGCAGAGTGAGTTTTACCACATTACTTACCTTGCAGCACAAGTCACACCCGGGTCTACAAATCCTTCAAACACCTTACAAACCCACTTTGTCATCCCAGAGTACAGAGTATATCCTGTATATCCTCACAGTACCCCTTCTACCCTAGAGAAAGCCACAGATAATACACAGCCTGATTTATCAAAATATCCCAGGGGAGTGCTAGGGCAGCCTGAAGAAAACAGCTCTCCACTTACTGGCTGTTGTCCCACTACACACAGGCAATCTACCAATCTGAAACTTCTGAAAAGAGCTCAGCACAAAGTACATGTTTTCCACTAAGAGACAAAACATTCATATCACTGATAATGTACAAATTAACTGAAATGGGCCATTGTCATAAACACTGCCTATGAAAAAGACTAGTTTATATGTAACTAGGCAAATTGCTCACTGAAAACTGTGAGCTTTTCTGTAGCTCCTGTCTACATTGTTCAAACCAAGACTAGGAGAGGCCCCATCCTTCCTGCCAGAGAAGGACATCGAGCACTGTAAAGCCTTGGAAAGGAAAGAGTAGGAGAGGAAGGTGGAAAAATTGTGATGTTTAAGGATGGCACACTGAGCATGGAGAGGCAAAATCATAAAACTTAGCTGTAAAACCAACATACGGCTCCCAGTGTAGTGGAGCATTTTGCATAGGTATAGACACTAATTTATCCATTTTTCCAAGCAGTCTAAaggtgttttctgtgtgttcGGGGGCGGCCGGAGCTCGGAACGCCCGGAGCTCGGGGGCGCTGCGCGGGCCGCTGCTGCCACCAGGCGGGCagtaaaaaaatctaaaacacaCCCAAAGCAGCGTTCACTCAATACACCGATAATAGATCCGAACTGCATTTCTTGAATGTGTTTTATAACTCTGATCTCTCCaagcttttataaaaaaaatgcaaagagtAAAGTCCATGGCGCAAAAAAGCAACAATCTTAAATGGGACGcaacattattttctgttcaaatACTAATAAAAAACACTTATTGATACTCAATGACGGCTCTGGTTAGCTCCCAGCATCTGCGAACACTTAGCATGAAACTTTAAATCCTGGTTTATTTTTGCACAAACACAGTCaaatgagaatattttcatGAGCATTAAGGACTCACGAAGTTTCTTGATACTCATAAACAACCTATACCCAGACACATGCCTAAGCACCCAGCTGACTGGCACAGAATGGCCTGGCTACAAACACAGGGAACTCATTTCCCATCTGCACATCTGGAGTAGCATGGAGTATTAAACACATCCTGTATATTTCTGTGCCCTATCTAAAGCTTGTACTCTGAAAGGAACAGGCTTTAACAAGAGCTGAGAGCACTATCAGAAACTTCTCTCACCACCCTGCCTACATCAAGAATGTTCCAcactgcaggggcacagccagccaCTGATACATGCACCCATACTTATGACACAGCTGACACATCAAAAAAGGGAGGGATCTGATCCAGAGGGAACCTAGCAGGCATCTTTGGCAGTGAGACTTGCAGGGAAATATCCTGGTACTTCAGCCACACAGGAAATTTATCAGCATCAGATCCCTCTACGTGGCAAAATGAAATAGTACCAAGTAGCAAACTCCCACACTGAACCCAAACTCTCAGAACTGAAGAGCTCACCTGAAAAAAGGTAACAGGGTGACGGTACAATAAACTCTTCTCATCACCTTTACTGTTTATTCTGTAGCAACCAACCCTTACATTCAGAATCAGCTGGTACTGAGTGTCTGTTCTGCTACAGACTCCACCAGAATCCATGTAGGAAGCACCAACACATTGcaagaataaaaccagaaaacaaaaatataggGTACTTATCTGTTACTGTGTAGAGCTTCACAAACTGGCTCAAAGCCTTGCCTATGAAAATTAAGATGGTGCTAAATATTAGCTTTATTTGTGTCTCTGCTGACACTGTCCTGGCATCACAGAATCTCATGTTTCCTATTTCACTGGAAAATGGCTCCCCTGGGCTGGTTGCATAAAACATAATCCAAAAGACATCACATGCCATGTACCCCCCAGCTGATAGAAATGTGGTGACATCTAACCAGGGAAGTTTTGAAGAAAGTGACAAGTACAGAGATGTAATGCACATGTGAAACTATCTTCAGTCTTTGTGAGAAATCAGCAAAGCTGCCAAGGGGATTTGGTCCCCTCAGGCTTATGTCCAGAAGCAAAATGAAGATACCAAAAATTCAGTCTGCTTTAATGGCAGGAAAAGAGCAGGCTATTGACCTTGCAGCATTAAATGAAGTACCAGGGGTAACAACCACTCTCTTCAGATTCTTTCAGACTGGACACTAGGTGCTGACCAAGCCACTCTATCACTCCCATCCTCAGCAGGACAGCATGGGAGAAAATAAGATGGACAAAATCCTCATGGATTAAGATAAAGGCagcttgatttaaaaaaaggctgtgcacaaaagcaaatgaaaacacaagATTTTTTCTCTACTTCCCATCAGCAGGCAATATACAGCTATTTCCCAGGAAGCAGGGCTTCAGTGTGTGCACCAGCTGCTTTGGAACACAAACTCCATAATAACAAAGGCCTGgctctctcctccctgcacacttccctccccagccttcTCTTAAATGTTGTGTCTGAGCAGTAATATATCATACATTACAGAATATCCTCTGGTCAGTGGGTCAGCTGCATCCCCTCCCAAGATCTTGCCCAGCCTCCTGGCCAGAGGGAATATGTTGGAGAGACAGCCTTGATGCTGTGGAGGGCTACTCAGCAGCCAACCAAAACCCTTCTAGCTACCAATGCAATGCACAGCACTGTGAGAGATGCTATGGGAAAATCACCCCACCTCAGCCAGActaaatagaaacatttaattcAGCAAGGTAATAAGAGTGagtcctttttttaaaaagtcttttcagCAATTACTTGTTTTACAATATCTACATTTATTGCTTTGGCAAGTATTTTCACTgcaacattttgttttgttcttagAGTCTTTCCTACATGTCAACACCCATTTGAGTAATTTTCCTTCATTggcccccagctctgtgcaagaTCCTTTGTTTTGCCAACTAAATCAGTGGGAATGTGAAGGAACACATTTAACTCTTGTTAAAAGTCTGGATTCACCAGAAGTTGAGGTGGTCCCCCTCAGGTAAAACTCAATGTAGTTTGGGCACTATTGAAGTATATCCAGTTTAAATTCATAGTTACTTAAACACAGGATTGAAAAAAGCAATGTGATCATAGTAGATGTATACAAATCAGATCACCATGAGTAATATAATAAATACTTAAAAGGccatttagaaaacaaaagaaaaaaaagtcacagaaagaCTGTTTCCAAAAACAAGAGATACTTATAATAAAAAATGGTGAGACTTTGAAATCTCTAGTTATGCGACTCAATGAAATGTAATAAGGAACTAAGATTTATTGTTTTTAGCAGTATCTTAATGGTGCAAAACACTATTCTTTAGGACCTTATAAAATTTCTGAGATAAAGACTCTCAGAAGAACACATATgaattaaaatagtttttattagAAAGTTCAATTCAAATGAAAGGCCGGGTTTGaaacaaaaggtatttttattgGCTGCCTGCTAAGCCCCAGAGACCTCAGAAAGACATTTTCCCTCACAAGCTTGCAAACACACCTTTCATGCCCCTGGCAAAGTATTTCTCAATTTTTCTAAACCTTGCTAGACAAGctcacagaattacagaatatactgagttggaagggacctgcaaGGATGTGTCTTAAATGAGTGATCTATATGGGGATCAAACCCACATTAAAAACGTGGCATTATTAGCATCATGCTCTAACAAAATGAGCTAAACTCAGTcttgcaaaacaaataaaaattataattatacTCATGTATGACtccagatttctttcttttttctttttaaatacagacTTCCTTTATTTGCTTCCCCTGTTGAACCCTTCAGTCGTGTTTTTCCTCAGTTATGCTCCTGCCCAGTTAATATATTTATCCTGGTCTTCTATTATGGTAAAGCATCAGTGAAGCCCACAGTATGTGCATACACATATATTCAGAATGATGTTGCATGCTCACTGCCCTACTCATTTCCCCACTCCATTCCGAAGCACCACCCTTTCAGACTATTATCACTTTACACACATCAAGATCTATTGCCCCATACCTGTTTGATTATAGCTTAGCTAAGGCTATGGAATTACATGActgcttttaaagcaaaaagagaATCTCAGAAttgttggggttggaagggagaTCATCTGCTCCAACCCCCCTGCTGAGGCaagggtcacctggagcaggtgacacaggaatgtgtccaggtgggtttttCATGTCGAGACAGGGGAAAGTTCGtgacctccctgggcagtctgttccagtgctctgccactcTCAAGGCAAAGAAGCTCTTCTTGTCAAGGTGGAACTTTTTGTTTTAGTAGATGGCCATTATTCCTTGTCGGGTCACTGGGCAGCACCAAAAAGggtctggcaccatcctctgaCACCCACCTCTGAGATATTTATTTGCACTGATGGGACTCCCTCCCAGTCTCTTTCCTAGGCCGAgcaggcccagctcctgcagtctctccAGAGAGATGCTCCAcacccttcaccatctttgtgGCCTCCACTGGACCCTCCCCAGTAGCTCTTTGCCTTTCTTGTCCCCAGGAGCCCAGAATTACACCCAGCACTCCCGAAaagcctcaccagggctgagcagagggccAGCATCGCCCCTATGGatctgctggccacactgttccCAATGCAGCCCAGTAATTTATAACACCAGGATACCGCCGGCTTTCCGGGCCACAGGGCGCTGCCGGGTTATGGCCAGCCTGCGATTCACCGAGACGCTGGTGCTTCGCCTCGCTAGTTTTTTCCACGCCCGGCTCTGCATGGCGTAAGCACTGAGGTTGCAGGAGAACCTGTTTCCATCACATCCCCAAGCGCCCCGCAGCAGAGGCGCTCCGTGAGGACCCGGAAACGGGGCGGGAGCGGAGCGCGCTTCCCGTCCGCGCCCGGCGCTTCCGGGTCGCGCAGGGGTTCCGCTGCAGGCGGCGGGCGGGAGCTAAGGGCGGGCGGCGGTTcccgtcctcctcctcctgctgctgctgctctccttcctcttcctcctcctcgccgTGGTGCCGCCGCTGGGGCTGTGCgggtgagcggggccgggcggggcagGGCGCGCCGCGCCGCCGGCGGGCGGGGAAGGGGAGGCCGCGGGCCCGGGGCTCCTGTGCCGGCGGCGCTCCGGCTGCAAGGTCTCTTCCTCTGCCGGTGTACGTTTGTCACCCCCTGCTCCACCAAACAAAACCGAAAAATGTGCCCTTAGCCGAAAATTGGCGGTGGTTCTGCTGCCGTCCGTGGGTCCCCGCTCTTGGAGAGCATCCGCGTATTCCCAGCGTAAAAGTGCTGGGATTTGTGACAGCGCCCGAAAGCCGCGGATCTGTTCCCGCTGGCTTGCTTCTCCTCTCGGGGATGTGTTCACTCTCTCGGGTACGTGTGGGATAGCGTGGCCTCGGCAAAGGCGAGTTTGACTTGTCACGGCTCAGCTGTCCCGGGAGATGGAGCGGCACGGGCAGCACACGGTGATGATCACTTTCCTCCTTCTTTAGGGGGTCAAACGTGGTACCCTGTTAAGTACTTTAATTCATATTTGTTTTGAAGCCAGCCGCTCATTTTGGGTCAGATAAAAGTAGTGTGGTCTGTCGTACAGGAGGTCCCAGGCTTCTGGCAAGTGTCTTGTGTTCTGGCTGATGCTGAGCACACCCAGACctgggaaaagaagaggaacaCATCCCAAACTGGTGAAAGAGCCTCAGTCTTTCTGGAGTAATTACCAGACTCTgctaaacagaaattaatggaaaaatgagTTTTACTTAAATGCAAGAGATGCTTGTGTACTTCTAGCAACCAAGCTTGTTTTCTTGTATTATCTTAAAAGTTGATACAATTGCACACAAAGccttttaaatttctgtttatgTGGCAAAGAAAAAACGTGATatcatattttttcctgtgaattgTAAACATTTAGAATATCTCTAatgctttaacttttttttttttgcagattaATTAACTTACTGAAGCATTGTTAAGGAGCTAGAATGGGAGTGAAAGGAGCTTGAATTATTTAGTCCCAATTAGGTATTTTGATTATAGAAACAGGGGATTACTCTGGgtcttttattttgaagttgTAGACATTCAACTGGTCCTAAGAAACAGGAACTAATCTTGGTATTTGAGTATTTCCCCTTTTCTGATGGTAACACTTGACAGAAATATTAAAGTTCAAAATGACTTGTTCTCATCTTGTTTTAGCTTTTTCCtattaattgctttaaaataatctgtggattttaataaatatttttactgcaaTCTTATCATTTGGATTCTGTAGCCTTTCTCTTGATTGTCCAGCTTGAACTAGCACTGCAAGAGCATGGCATGCTAATGCAAGTCATTGGTataaaagatgatttttttatcTCCCCTGTAATCTAAGATAATGCAAACTACTCGCATGgtgcttatttttaaaacttcaacATTTTCTCCAGGTTTTAAGTTTGTTTTATCATACAAGTTCCTCACTGCCATAATGAGGCTAGTGATTCTTGAAGATTATGATCAGGCTAGTGAATGGGCTGCCAAATACATCTGTAATCGTATTATCCAGTTCAAGCCAAGTCAAGGAAGATACTTCACACTTGGTCTACCAACAGGCAAGTTTTATTCAAAGTCTTTGTAAATAACTAAGCCTAGAACACTGCTAGAAGATACAGTATTTAAAAGAACATAAGCATTATTTTTggtaatattattttttttaaaatatggattttatttctgtgaaaagttGTGATAGTTTGAGAAACGGATAAATACTAAATGGGAATCAGCAGATTGCTTGTATGTTGAAAAGCACTGTAGCAAACTTTGACTGTGAAGACATTTAAATACACTGAAAATGTTGTGCAGATACACAGAACAGTAGAAAACCTTTATTTTACAGGGAGTACACCTTTGGGATGCTACAAAAAGCTGATAGAGTATCACAAAAATGGAGATCTCTCTTTCAAATATGTAAAGACTTTCAACATGGATGAATATGTAGGTAAGATGAGCTATTATTTGAGAGCATACTATActattttggggtttttttcttcgTATGAAAACTATTAAATACTTTGTCAAAGAACCAGGTTAGTCTAGTACGTTTGTACTCCTGTATTAGACTGGTGTCCAATCATTTTTTGCTATTCCTTTATctacaaaaatgcaaaaataaacactggGCTGAATTCAGTGTTTCACGGTACCCCTATGTAAATTACATTGTCATATAATTGTAATATTGGGACTGCATTTCTGTTGAAGGCTTTACACTCTGGGATAAGATGTGTGTGGAGGGAATGTAAACCAGTTACCTTGTACATGCCAACAGGAAACCTTTCTTCTCAATGTAATTTGAGATCTTGCTTTATTTGACTCGGGTTTGCCTTGCATGCCGTGCATCAGTTACATACAGACTAGAATTAAAGCTGTTTGGTTAAATCTTGTCATATGGTAATTTCACTCTAAATGATTTCAGGGCTTCCCAGAAATCATCCAGAGAGCTATCACTCCTATATGTGGAATAACTTCTTTAAGCATATTGACATAGATCCGAATAATGCTCATATCCTTGATGGGAATGCACCAGACTTACAGGCGGAGTGTGatgcatttgaaaagaaaattgaagaaGCAGGGGGGATTGATCTGTTTGTTGGAGGTATGAGGAAATGCTCTATGGTTAGTTACAATTCCAGCATGCACACCAATTCTTTAATCACTGTTTCCATAACTTGACTAAAACCCAGATTTTTCAATTACTGTGTAAGAAAGTTCTGTAACTAACAAAGAATCAGTATAAATTCCAAAACAGATTGGTTGGTGTCCAAGTTTCTAATGACTTAAGtaagtttttatttgaaaatgggGAACCAAAAGGAAAGTATGAgcccttttttatttatttacaatgTTTGAGGATATGTGTTGACTCTGAGGTCTggaatgatttattttttttaactttgaaaaGGCATTGGTCCAGATGGCCACATTGCATTCAATGAACCCGGATCAAGTTTGTCTTCAAGAACAAGATTAAAGACTTTAGCAATGGACACCATTTTGGCAAATGCTAAATACTTTGATGGAGACTTATCTAAAGTACCAACTATGGCGCTAACAGTTGGTGTGGGTACAGTGATGGATGCTAGAGAAGTAAGAACTCATTTAGTTCTAGTTGCATGTGTGTTTTCAAGATTAGTTGGTATTGATACTGGGATTGAAAGTAAAGAGACCTTTGTTTTGCAGGTGATGATTCTTATAACAGGTGCACACAAGGCTTTTGCACTGTACAAAGCAATTGAAGAAGGAGTCAATCATATGTGGACAGTTTCTGCTTTCCAGCAACACCCTCGCACTATCTTTGTGTGTGATGAAGATGCTACTTTAGAACTAAGAGTTAAAACTGTGAAGTACTTTAAAGGTGAGCACTGAACCAGGGGTCACGTGTTTACACAAAACTGACAGCTTTGAAATAATATTGATTTAAATCTGAGCCTTCCAACACTTTGCACTCACTAATGTATAATGTTATATagtcaaaatattaaatattaacttATTTCTTGTGTTTGGAAAATTGCCAGGAGGCATAACTTGTGCTACCTACATTCCAGAAAAATTTACTTGGGAAGAGttatttcctttgcttccagtttaaaacaataatttagTAATCTTTAACTTCAAACAGCAGCAATCTGGTGTTCCAGAATACAGGTCTTAAGTATAGTGGAAAGTTTAGTTTAAAGGAAACTTAATACATTTATTAATCCTGATACATTTCCATGCTGCTTTTGCCATGTGCTGTAATGTGATGTCTAGTAAACTGTGATACTGACTTTGAAGCAACCTGAGGACATTTTTCATGTGCAATTAGCAAAACAATTTATACTGCCTTTGAAAACATAGCACCCTTTTACTGTGTGTGGTTTTCGTATTTGTAGTTGGTGTATTGGGGCAAACTTAAAGTAAGTCAGGATATTTGATAGTAATTGAGACTTCCTAGACTGAATTCTGTTCCCTGAGACAGAAGAAGCtgagaaaagtaattttctccTGACTGTATTAGTACAGCACCTGCAATTGTGTGACTCAGTTGTCTTTCTCACTAGCATGGGTACCTGTAATAGCTGAGGTATCAGAGATAAATATTGTAAtttattaaattctttcttAGAGCATTATATCACCAGTGCTCATATATATTAGATTGCAGTTCAgacatttctgtgatttcaaTCCTGATATCTCTTGTGGCCAGCTTgttaattttggatttttcatTATGCTGTTCTCTGCTATGTATTTGTGGGGTAGGAGGGAGGGTTAGTCTTTTCCTGTATCACACTGCTAGATAGTACTTACTATTATTTTCAAAGATAAACTTCTCTAACTGCTTGGATAAGTTTTAAACATTATCCTGTATTTTATATAAGCAGAGGCTTTGCTTGGGAAATACACACTTAATGTAGAATCACTATGTATAAATGACACTGaacattgctttaaaaaatattaagggCTACAGTTTATGAATGTGTGCTATTGTGTCACTATTTAATTACCCTGAAATACACAGCAatagaacttttaaaaaaaatggtttaCTCTAAACTTAATTTTACCTATTTTCAAAtcagtgaggtttttttcccccttataAGATGGAGGAGAAATCAGTGTGGGTCAAGTTTGGAATTATTTCTGAATCTTGATCTTCAGGTTAGACTTCTTAGGGAAGCTAGGTAGTTCTTAATACTGCTATTTATGGTTGTGATTTATGGAGATTTTTCACCACTTAAAACTTGCAATTtgaaactgcaattttttttgttttataatcaAGTACCACACTGGCTGGTAAAAAGATTAACCTATTCCATTTTTTCTAACTTTCTGAAAACCTATAATAGGCTAAAATTATGAAGTGTGCTTATGGCCTTACTGTAAAAGGGAAATAACTTTCTTGAagagtgaaacagaaaatcagttttgaaTTTCCTAATTTGCAGATAAGTTAGTTCAGGATAATTTCCATACTTACCGTGCTCCTCTTAGAACTGTGTGCAGAAATCTGTTTATTCAAAGCATACTTGAAAATACAGTGGGACTTTCTTTTGAAATGATTGTTTTGGCATCTACCAAGTCTGGTGCATTCCTTAAAAAATATCTTGTGTTTCTCACTGTTTTTCCTGTAACACTTTCACTAACAGGATTTAAATGTTCTTCATTAAGTATGACAGAAGCAATGCTTTGTAACCATTTTTCATGCATCTAGGAAGTAggtaattatttccttttcatttcccctttttagaagaggaaaatattgGTAGAAAGTGAAATGTTTTAAAGCTCAAAACATGTTTCTAGTTTGCATAGTGTATGCAGCTGTTACTCTTTCTGGACAAATGACTTCTATGTCAAAATGTATATTTAGATTTTTGTCACTGTtaagctgaaaaaatatttgacttgATCTAACatctgtattttatattaaataatcaCATAGTGATTAGTAATAGATGCTGCATAAGATGCCTTTTTTATGATCACCTAGAGTAATGACCTTAGATTGTATAATTCACTCAAATTTCATGTTGCTGCAGTGACAATGTTGCCACCAGCTGCACCATGTAGCAAAGGTATTTGAATATTCTTTGTCATAGATTTTTGCTAAAATATGCAGTACTGTGAAATTTCTTTCATGGTTTttaagaaaactatttttagtgttgcatatttttattttagaaacgAAATCTTTTAGTTCAGTACTAAAAtggacttttattttttgtattgtGAACACTGATCATTACTGTTATTAATCCTCAAGGTGAAATGAGGTTAAAAACCTGCCAGTGATCCAGTGTCATACATACCTAGATGTAGGTAGCATTTTACTAAGTTATAGAAAAGTTAAGAAGGAAGCATCTTTTTATTAATTGCATTTCAGCATTTCCTAGAATTAAAGTagttggagaaaaaaaaaataacccccTAACCATAGTTATGGAGGACTTGCGAATGAGTAGAAAAAGCCCAGCTAGAACAGAAAACAGTTCAACTGCTGAAATTCAGCCTGCACTAGGAGTCTGGataatttgatttgattttgcCTGCCTAGGACCACAAGTGCATGATTATTATTACAAAGACAGTATTACCACAATGCTAGAACATTG
This genomic window contains:
- the GNPDA2 gene encoding glucosamine-6-phosphate isomerase 2 isoform X5; the encoded protein is MQTTRMVLIFKTSTFSPGFKFVLSYKFLTAIMRLVILEDYDQASEWAAKYICNRIIQFKPSQGRYFTLGLPTGNTPLGCYKKLIEYHKNGDLSFKYVKTFNMDEYVGLPRNHPESYHSYMWNNFFKHIDIDPNNAHILDGNAPDLQAECDAFEKKIEEAGGIDLFVGGIGPDGHIAFNEPGSSLSSRTRLKTLAMDTILANAKYFDGDLSKVPTMALTVGVGTVMDAREVMILITGAHKAFALYKAIEEGVNHMWTVSAFQQHPRTIFVCDEDATLELRVKTVKYFKGEH
- the GNPDA2 gene encoding glucosamine-6-phosphate isomerase 2 isoform X1; amino-acid sequence: MQTTRMVLIFKTSTFSPGFKFVLSYKFLTAIMRLVILEDYDQASEWAAKYICNRIIQFKPSQGRYFTLGLPTGNTPLGCYKKLIEYHKNGDLSFKYVKTFNMDEYVGLPRNHPESYHSYMWNNFFKHIDIDPNNAHILDGNAPDLQAECDAFEKKIEEAGGIDLFVGGIGPDGHIAFNEPGSSLSSRTRLKTLAMDTILANAKYFDGDLSKVPTMALTVGVGTVMDAREVRTHLVLVACVFSRLVGIDTGIESKETFVLQVMILITGAHKAFALYKAIEEGVNHMWTVSAFQQHPRTIFVCDEDATLELRVKTVKYFKGLMHVHNKLVDPLYSMKEN
- the GNPDA2 gene encoding glucosamine-6-phosphate isomerase 2 isoform X2 — encoded protein: MQTTRMVLIFKTSTFSPGFKFVLSYKFLTAIMRLVILEDYDQASEWAAKYICNRIIQFKPSQGRYFTLGLPTGNTPLGCYKKLIEYHKNGDLSFKYVKTFNMDEYVGLPRNHPESYHSYMWNNFFKHIDIDPNNAHILDGNAPDLQAECDAFEKKIEEAGGIDLFVGGIGPDGHIAFNEPGSSLSSRTRLKTLAMDTILANAKYFDGDLSKVPTMALTVGVGTVMDAREVMILITGAHKAFALYKAIEEGVNHMWTVSAFQQHPRTIFVCDEDATLELRVKTVKYFKGLMHVHNKLVDPLYSMKEN
- the GNPDA2 gene encoding glucosamine-6-phosphate isomerase 2 isoform X3; its protein translation is MQTTRMVLIFKTSTFSPGFKFVLSYKFLTAIMRLVILEDYDQASEWAAKYICNRIIQFKPSQGRYFTLGLPTGSTPLGCYKKLIEYHKNGDLSFKYVKTFNMDEYVGLPRNHPESYHSYMWNNFFKHIDIDPNNAHILDGNAPDLQAECDAFEKKIEEAGGIDLFVGGIGPDGHIAFNEPGSSLSSRTRLKTLAMDTILANAKYFDGDLSKVPTMALTVGVGTVMDAREVMILITGAHKAFALYKAIEEGVNHMWTVSAFQQHPRTIFVCDEDATLELRVKTVKYFKGLMHVHNKLVDPLYSMKEN
- the GNPDA2 gene encoding glucosamine-6-phosphate isomerase 2 isoform X4, encoding MRLVILEDYDQASEWAAKYICNRIIQFKPSQGRYFTLGLPTGNTPLGCYKKLIEYHKNGDLSFKYVKTFNMDEYVGLPRNHPESYHSYMWNNFFKHIDIDPNNAHILDGNAPDLQAECDAFEKKIEEAGGIDLFVGGIGPDGHIAFNEPGSSLSSRTRLKTLAMDTILANAKYFDGDLSKVPTMALTVGVGTVMDAREVRTHLVLVACVFSRLVGIDTGIESKETFVLQVMILITGAHKAFALYKAIEEGVNHMWTVSAFQQHPRTIFVCDEDATLELRVKTVKYFKGLMHVHNKLVDPLYSMKEN
- the GNPDA2 gene encoding glucosamine-6-phosphate isomerase 2 isoform X6; its protein translation is MRLVILEDYDQASEWAAKYICNRIIQFKPSQGRYFTLGLPTGSTPLGCYKKLIEYHKNGDLSFKYVKTFNMDEYVGLPRNHPESYHSYMWNNFFKHIDIDPNNAHILDGNAPDLQAECDAFEKKIEEAGGIDLFVGGIGPDGHIAFNEPGSSLSSRTRLKTLAMDTILANAKYFDGDLSKVPTMALTVGVGTVMDAREVMILITGAHKAFALYKAIEEGVNHMWTVSAFQQHPRTIFVCDEDATLELRVKTVKYFKGLMHVHNKLVDPLYSMKEN